One Fusarium poae strain DAOMC 252244 chromosome 4, whole genome shotgun sequence DNA window includes the following coding sequences:
- a CDS encoding hypothetical protein (BUSCO:49498at5125): MATKEHCLTCFETLDAHLNNRKALTLEEIQELSAPSPESELTSPKALDDPSLQHLAVPDASASSSSSSTSLSASTPATSTSSLPIPPSSAPLFVTWNTMDDGEPMLRGCIGTFESQDLSEGIPEYALISALHDTRFSPIRKSELPTLQVAVTLLTDFEEVDDIFDWEIGVHGIRLSFHDRGRRYGSTYLPDVASEQGWTKDETLFSLIRKAGWTGSRGRWKDLDLKVTRYQGKKTTLEYDDYKKWRDTVEA; the protein is encoded by the coding sequence ATGGCTACCAAGGAACACTGTCTCACTTGCTTTGAGACGCTCGATGCTCATCTCAACAACCGAAAGGCCCTGACTTTGGAGGAAATCCAGGAACTTTCGGCTCCTTCGCCAGAGTCGGAGCTCACGTCGCCCAAAGCTCTCGACGATCCCAGCCTTCAACATCTCGCGGTCCCTGACGCCAGTGcttcatcctcgtcttcatcgacCTCGCTAAGTGCCTCAACACCCGCTACAAGCACTTCTTCCCTGCCTATTCCCCCAAGCTCCGCCCCGCTATTCGTGACATGGAACACCATGGACGACGGCGAACCCATGCTGCGCGGCTGCATCGGCACCTTTGAATCTCAAGATCTCTCCGAAGGCATCCCAGAGTACGCTCTCATATCCGCCCTCCACGACACCCGCTTCTCTCCCATCAGAAAGTCTGAGCTGCCGACGCTGCAGGTCGCAGTCACGTTACTCACCGACTTTGAAGAGGTCGATGACATCTTTGACTGGGAGATTGGCGTTCATGGCATCCGGCTCTCCTTCCACGACCGCGGCCGCCGCTACGGCTCCACATATCTCCCCGATGTCGCCTCTGAGCAGGGTTGGACCAAGGATGAGACGTTATTCAGCCTCATCCGCAAGGCCGGGTGGACTGGCAGCCGGGGCCGCTGGAAGGACTTGGATCTCAAGGTTACGCGCTACCAGGGCAAGAAGACTACTCTGGAGTATGATGACTACAAGAAGTGGC